The genomic DNA CGGTTGCCCTGGAGGCTGTACTCCAGCGTCCGCAACAGGTTGGCCACGACTCGCTGGCTGACCGCGTGCCCCTGCTCCCGCAACGTCGCCGTGAGCTTCCGCAGGCTCTTACAGGTCCACCGCAACGGCGATTCGGGATCCCCACGCATCATCGGCTCGATCAGCCGCTCCAGCGCTGCCGGCAGGCCAGGGTCTTTCTCCACCGCCGACTTCCGCCCACCACCCGGTCGACGGACCCGGCCCGATGGTCGCGACTCGCCCGCCTGTAGTTCCTGGATCCCAGCCCGGATCGCCCGCCGCGACACCCCCGTCGCCCGCGACACCGCCACGCCACCACCTCGGCCAACCACCATCGCCTCTGACGCAGCCAGCAAGCGCCGCTGCCGCTCGTCGAGACCAGGCGCCAGCAACTCGAAGCGCCGCTTGATTGCCTCCAACAGCTCCATCGTCCGCTAGTCTAGCTTACGCCACCCCTGCCGCCCGTCACACTGCGACACTTATTTCTCGGCGAACCCTTAGCAACCAGTCCTGTCAGAAGTCCATAACGGCATCCGGGTTCCCGCAGGACGGTCCGGTAATTGGCATTATCGGACCCACCACCTAAAATCTCCTCCTTGTGTAAACTTCAGTGGTAAGTGGCGCGATTTCTGGCTCTCCCTCACTTTTGGTGAAGACCATGGTGGTGGCCGGTACGATTTGGAGTGATGCCAAGCACTCGTACCCTCACCACCAACCTGCTCCCACTCGCTCACGGCCTCCGGCTCGAAGACGTGTCGATCGGACCGGGCCAGATCGTCGCCATCCTGGTCACCATGTCACCTCGAGGCACCTGCCCGGTGTGCGGCACTTGGTCCGAAGCGGTTCACAGCTTGTACGAGCGGACGATCGCTGACCTGCCCTGGGGCCAGCAGACGGTGCAGCTCCGGCTTCGAGTCCGCAAGTTCTTCTGCCGCCAGCCGACCTGTTCACGTCGCATCTTCACCGAGCGGCTGCCAGCCGTGGTGGCGCCCTACGCGCGCCGCAGCAGACGTCTGACTGAGGTCGTCCGTCTGTTGGCGTTTGCTCTGGGTGGCGAGCTCGGGGCCAGGATCGTCGAGCGCCTGGGGATGGCGACCAGTCCAGCCACGTTGCTCCGCCTGATCCGGCGTACGGCAGTGGTCGCGGCTCGCACACCACGCGTCCTCGGAGGCGACGACTGGGCGATGCGGAAGCGCCATACCTATGGGACCATCCTGGTCGATCTGGAGCAGCATCGGCTGGTCGACCTGCTGCCAGACCGGACGGCTGCGACCCTGGCAGCCTGGTTGCAGGACCGTCCTGGGGTCGAGATCGTCAGTCGGGATCGGAGCGGCACCTACGCCGAGGGCGTCGCGCGAGGTGCGCCTGACGCCGTGCAGGTGGCCGACCGTTTTCACCTGACGAAGAACCTGGGGGAGGCCGTTGTCCAAGTGCTGGAGCGCCATCGGGCCGACCTCCGTGAGGTGATCGTCCCATCAGAGGCGTCGCCGCAGCCAGCGGGAGGCAGACCGCCGACGGCCGACCTGACCAGGGAGACTCCGACCCTCGGGGTGTCACGCCAGACCTGGTCGCAGCGGCGCCAGCAGGCGCGGCGGTCCCAGCGGGTCGCGCGCTACGAGCGGATGCTCGCCTTGCGGGAGCGAGGTCTGCCGATCGCGGCGATCGCTCAGGAGTTGGGCGTGGCGCGACGCACGATCCATCGCTGGCTGGCGGTGGGGAGCTTCTCGGAGCGCACACCACGGCGTCGACCGCCGAGCCCACTCGCCCCATTCGCCGAGTACCTGACCAGCCGGTGGGCCGAAGGGTGCCACAACGGCATGCAGCTCTGGCGGGAGGTGTGCGAGCAAGGGTATGCCGGCCCCCGCTACCGGATCTGGGAGGTGGTGCAGCGGCTCCGCGCGGGGCTGTCGGCGTTCGCCGAGTCGGGCAGCGAGTCACGACAGACCCCAGCACCACGCTCGCGACCACTGAGCCCACGCCAGGTGGTCGGCATCGTCCTGCGCCGCCCGACCGATCGCACGGTCGTGGAGCAGCAGGTGCTCGGACAGGTCATCGAGCGGTGTCCCGATGCGCGCGTCGCGTACGACCTGTCTGAGCGTTTCCTGTCCTTGCTGCGCGAACGCCAGGCCGCTTCACTGGCGGCGTGGCTGACTGACGCCACCCAGAGCGGGCTCCCAGAGTTTCAGCACCTCGCCTCCGGACTGCTGACCGATCAGGCGGCGGTCGCTGCTGCGGCGGCCCTGTCCTACAGCAACGGCCAGACCGAGGGCCAGGTGAACAAGCTCAAGGTCCTGAAACGGCAGATGTACGGCCGAGCCAAGTTCGACCTCCTCAAGCTCCGCCTCCTGAACATCGCCTGATCCACTCCGCTTCACCAAAAGTGAGGGAGAGCCCGGTTTCTTCAGAGCTATTTGGCGTAGCGCTCACGCAGCGCCGTTGTCTACAGACGCCTTGCGCTTGATCTGGACGTAGCGGTAGAGCGTCGAGACGTCCCAGCCACAACGCCTTCTCATCCGCGTGCGCGTGCTGTGCTCGCACCCGTAGGTATCGATCCAGCGCCTGCGTCGTCTTCCGGCCGAACGGGCAGGCGCGAGGTCGACGCCCCTTTCCTACGACACGCGCGGCTCGCAGTTCTAGGTCGAGATCGTCAGTGGTCATGTGTGCCAATTCGGACCGCCGCATGCCGGTATCAATGAAGAGGCGGAGAATCGCCATGTCGCGGCG from Chloroflexota bacterium includes the following:
- a CDS encoding ISAzo13 family transposase — its product is MEAIKRRFELLAPGLDERQRRLLAASEAMVVGRGGGVAVSRATGVSRRAIRAGIQELQAGESRPSGRVRRPGGGRKSAVEKDPGLPAALERLIEPMMRGDPESPLRWTCKSLRKLTATLREQGHAVSQRVVANLLRTLEYSLQGNRKVLEGSQHPDRNAQFEYLNDQVQQQVAAHEPAISVDAKKKELVGPFKN
- a CDS encoding ISL3 family transposase — encoded protein: MPSTRTLTTNLLPLAHGLRLEDVSIGPGQIVAILVTMSPRGTCPVCGTWSEAVHSLYERTIADLPWGQQTVQLRLRVRKFFCRQPTCSRRIFTERLPAVVAPYARRSRRLTEVVRLLAFALGGELGARIVERLGMATSPATLLRLIRRTAVVAARTPRVLGGDDWAMRKRHTYGTILVDLEQHRLVDLLPDRTAATLAAWLQDRPGVEIVSRDRSGTYAEGVARGAPDAVQVADRFHLTKNLGEAVVQVLERHRADLREVIVPSEASPQPAGGRPPTADLTRETPTLGVSRQTWSQRRQQARRSQRVARYERMLALRERGLPIAAIAQELGVARRTIHRWLAVGSFSERTPRRRPPSPLAPFAEYLTSRWAEGCHNGMQLWREVCEQGYAGPRYRIWEVVQRLRAGLSAFAESGSESRQTPAPRSRPLSPRQVVGIVLRRPTDRTVVEQQVLGQVIERCPDARVAYDLSERFLSLLRERQAASLAAWLTDATQSGLPEFQHLASGLLTDQAAVAAAAALSYSNGQTEGQVNKLKVLKRQMYGRAKFDLLKLRLLNIA